In a single window of the Desulfovibrio mangrovi genome:
- a CDS encoding ABC transporter permease gives MPHSENVHTALRGLLKRACIKLGWMLLVLWGITVISFWVIHLAPGSPTDLQTSMNPLAGQEARLRLEKLYGLDKPLHIQYINWLERLVRLDFGRSMSGDYRPVWDKIKERLPLTVGMNVASMVLTLLIAVPIGVASAYYQGRWFDSISAVFVFIGFAMPGFWLALLMMLYFGIHLQWLPISGLTSLDYNNLSPFGKLLDIAQHMVMPIFIYTFGSLAGMSRFMRSSMLEVLRQDYILTARAKGLPLRTVIFKHALRNALLPVITILGLSVPGLIGGSVIIESIFALPGLGQLFYTAVMARDYPMIMGNLVLGAVLTLAGNMIADLCYGLADPRIRSRGGDA, from the coding sequence ATGCCTCATAGCGAGAACGTACACACAGCCCTGCGCGGGCTCCTCAAACGCGCCTGCATCAAGCTGGGCTGGATGCTCCTTGTACTTTGGGGCATCACCGTGATCAGTTTCTGGGTCATTCATCTGGCACCCGGTTCTCCCACGGACCTGCAAACCTCCATGAATCCGTTGGCAGGTCAGGAAGCAAGACTCCGTCTCGAGAAACTCTACGGGCTGGATAAGCCCCTGCACATTCAGTATATCAACTGGCTGGAACGGCTGGTCCGTCTGGACTTCGGCCGTTCCATGTCAGGCGACTACCGCCCTGTGTGGGACAAGATAAAAGAGCGACTGCCACTGACCGTGGGCATGAACGTAGCCTCAATGGTGCTTACACTACTCATCGCTGTCCCCATCGGTGTTGCCTCCGCCTATTACCAAGGGCGCTGGTTCGACTCCATAAGTGCGGTCTTCGTCTTCATAGGCTTTGCCATGCCCGGGTTCTGGCTCGCCCTGCTGATGATGCTCTACTTCGGCATCCATCTGCAATGGTTGCCCATTTCCGGCCTCACTTCACTGGACTACAACAACCTGAGTCCGTTCGGGAAGCTGCTGGACATCGCCCAGCACATGGTCATGCCCATTTTCATTTATACCTTCGGCTCGCTGGCAGGCATGTCACGGTTCATGCGCTCTTCAATGCTTGAAGTATTGCGGCAGGACTATATTCTGACAGCCAGAGCCAAGGGACTGCCCCTCCGAACCGTCATATTCAAGCACGCCCTGCGCAACGCCCTGCTGCCGGTCATAACCATTCTCGGGCTTTCCGTACCGGGACTTATCGGCGGTTCCGTGATCATTGAATCCATATTTGCCCTCCCCGGTCTTGGCCAGTTGTTCTACACGGCGGTCATGGCGCGCGACTATCCCATGATCATGGGCAACCTCGTGCTCGGTGCCGTTCTGACGCTGGCAGGCAACATGATCGCAGACCTGTGCTACGGCCTTGCCGATCCGCGCATCCGCAGCAGAGGGGGAGATGCCTGA
- a CDS encoding ABC transporter permease, protein MPLSFSHLATQITTRQFWQRYGLLTLGLTIVGIMSVAAVLAPWISPHDPTALDLNAILQAPSALHPFGTDALGRDVLSRMLHGARVSLWVGFVAVGISVGIGIALGLIAGFFRGWVDEAIMRMVDIMLCFPSFFLILAVIAFLEPSLNNIMIVIGLTSWMGVARLVRAETLTLRERDFVSAARLAGAGKIRLMGLHILPNALAPVLVSATLGIAGAILTESALSFLGLGVQPPMPSWGNILMEGKEVLEIAPWMSLFPGFAILFTVLGYNLLGESLRDILDPRLSQ, encoded by the coding sequence ATGCCTTTGTCCTTCTCACACCTGGCGACACAGATAACCACACGGCAGTTCTGGCAGCGCTACGGCCTGTTGACGCTCGGCCTCACCATTGTCGGCATCATGTCAGTCGCGGCAGTATTGGCTCCGTGGATCAGCCCGCATGACCCGACAGCCCTTGACCTGAACGCTATTCTGCAAGCTCCTAGCGCCCTTCACCCCTTCGGGACCGACGCATTGGGCCGCGATGTGCTCTCACGCATGCTTCACGGTGCGCGGGTTTCCCTGTGGGTAGGTTTTGTAGCTGTGGGCATTTCCGTCGGCATAGGCATCGCACTAGGATTGATCGCGGGCTTCTTCCGCGGCTGGGTGGATGAAGCCATCATGCGTATGGTGGACATCATGCTCTGTTTTCCGTCCTTCTTCCTGATTCTGGCGGTTATCGCCTTTCTGGAACCGAGCCTGAACAACATCATGATCGTTATCGGCCTCACGTCGTGGATGGGCGTGGCGCGTCTTGTCCGCGCGGAAACCCTGACCCTGCGTGAACGCGACTTTGTCTCCGCGGCCCGCCTTGCCGGAGCAGGCAAGATCAGACTCATGGGCCTGCACATCCTGCCAAACGCACTGGCGCCGGTGCTGGTTTCTGCCACACTCGGCATTGCCGGAGCCATTCTCACGGAATCAGCCCTCAGCTTTCTCGGACTCGGGGTACAGCCCCCCATGCCGAGCTGGGGCAACATCCTGATGGAAGGCAAGGAAGTGCTCGAGATCGCACCATGGATGTCTCTCTTTCCCGGTTTCGCCATCCTGTTTACCGTGCTTGGCTACAATCTGCTCGGCGAAAGCCTGCGCGACATTCTGGACCCAAGACTTTCTCAGTAA
- a CDS encoding DNA repair protein RecN: MLELLRIRQLALIDDMELEFSPGMNVLTGETGAGKSFILKALNFLTGDRMSPDLVRPGAEKAQVEALFAMPDGDVVIKRELVAATGRSRLYINDSLSSQDAIRDLRPSLLVHTSQHGQQKLLQPTFQAKILDDFLNRPDLLKRRESLLKELRALAARREELLERSRHLEDKRELLEYQQREIAKVSPEHGEEDLLESKKQELRNQTVVQDTIDSALALLGAGEGGILDGLGKLERNMETLRRVLPDYDDDVSLLVEARQNLQDLAARLRKQPACSPDEDSLESIEARLYELAQLKRKLKRSLDEIVDLQKEIEENLSFMDSCSLDLKQLAKQEATLLDELATLLTELNPLRKEAGEALCAAIIMELKELGFSEHVQVRFDFKPVELFEDRSDCIEERPSMLWIPNPGQAPQPLDKIASGGELSRFLLAVVGIMNRKETPSLIFDEVDAGVGGLTLNAVADSLDKLAAHQQVILITHWPQLAARARRHFQVRKEVREGSTYTHCTALNNTAIWDEICRMAGGGDQGQAMARELLA, translated from the coding sequence ATGCTGGAACTGCTCAGAATTCGTCAATTGGCGCTGATAGACGACATGGAACTGGAATTTTCTCCGGGCATGAACGTGCTCACGGGGGAAACCGGCGCAGGCAAAAGCTTCATCCTGAAAGCCCTGAACTTCCTGACGGGCGACAGGATGTCGCCGGACCTTGTGCGCCCCGGTGCCGAAAAGGCTCAGGTGGAAGCCCTGTTCGCCATGCCGGACGGAGACGTCGTCATCAAGCGTGAACTGGTTGCCGCCACCGGCCGCAGCCGCCTGTACATCAATGATTCCCTGAGCTCGCAGGACGCCATCCGCGACCTGCGCCCCAGCCTGCTCGTACATACCAGCCAGCATGGTCAGCAAAAGCTGTTGCAGCCAACCTTTCAGGCGAAGATTCTGGACGATTTCCTGAACCGCCCCGACCTGCTCAAGCGACGCGAATCCCTTCTCAAGGAATTGCGCGCTCTCGCTGCACGCCGCGAGGAACTGCTGGAGCGCAGTCGTCACCTTGAAGACAAGCGCGAACTGCTGGAATACCAGCAACGCGAGATTGCCAAGGTGAGCCCCGAACACGGTGAAGAAGACTTACTGGAGTCCAAGAAGCAGGAGTTGCGCAACCAGACTGTCGTTCAGGACACCATTGATTCGGCCCTTGCCCTGCTTGGTGCAGGCGAAGGCGGCATTCTGGACGGCTTGGGAAAGCTCGAACGCAACATGGAAACCCTGCGCCGCGTTCTTCCCGACTACGATGATGACGTGAGCCTGCTTGTGGAAGCCCGCCAAAACCTGCAGGATCTTGCCGCCAGACTGCGAAAGCAGCCGGCCTGCTCTCCCGACGAGGACAGTCTCGAATCCATAGAAGCACGTCTGTACGAACTGGCCCAGCTCAAGCGCAAACTCAAACGCTCTCTTGATGAGATCGTGGACCTGCAGAAAGAGATTGAGGAAAACCTTTCCTTCATGGATTCCTGCTCGCTCGATCTCAAGCAACTGGCCAAACAGGAAGCCACCCTGCTCGACGAACTGGCAACCCTGCTCACGGAACTCAACCCGCTCCGTAAGGAAGCCGGTGAGGCATTGTGCGCCGCCATCATTATGGAGCTGAAGGAACTGGGCTTTTCCGAACACGTACAGGTACGTTTCGATTTCAAGCCGGTGGAACTTTTCGAAGACCGCTCCGACTGCATTGAGGAACGCCCTTCCATGCTCTGGATTCCCAACCCCGGCCAAGCGCCCCAACCGCTGGACAAGATCGCGTCAGGCGGGGAACTTTCACGGTTCCTGCTGGCTGTGGTGGGCATAATGAACCGCAAGGAAACGCCCAGCCTCATCTTTGACGAAGTGGATGCCGGTGTAGGCGGCCTCACACTGAATGCCGTGGCCGATTCACTCGACAAGCTTGCTGCCCATCAGCAGGTCATACTCATCACCCACTGGCCGCAACTGGCCGCACGGGCGCGCAGACATTTCCAGGTCCGTAAGGAAGTGCGGGAAGGCAGCACCTACACCCACTGCACGGCACTGAACAATACCGCCATATGGGACGAAATATGCCGCATGGCCGGTGGTGGCGACCAGGGACAAGCCATGGCCCGGGAGCTTCTCGCCTGA
- the rnr gene encoding ribonuclease R, which produces MAKSKKKNPVEFSLSQNDVLAMFKEARRPLKIDDLLRMGNISKRWKRGLELRLEELKDKGRILRLRGGAWGLAEQLKMLTGTLEVQRSGVGFVLPEDRKRNDVFVAPHDFGGAMHGDKVVVALLPGRQPGKSQEGRIVRILERAHETLTCKVVRKLGGEGGYLCRPADPRLKISLMVNTDALGGKPAKGELLVVRPEEMVEDGLWSAEALESLGNEESAAVQEKLVKLNNDIPTAFPPSALEEARGLPSVPAEEDFADRVDLRHMAFVTIDGETAKDFDDAVYVEAQGDGFRLWVAIADVSHYVPLGSALDREAQERANSYYFPQSVEPMFPEALSNGLCSLNPRVPRLSMVAETYFYSNGTYGKSKFYPAVIESKARLTYEQVHKALEEKDADVRMVLDPVLPMLETAEELARLLRAQRMQRGSLDFDLPEAGVKFNVYGEPVDIRRKERLFSHQIIEEFMIAANEAVARFLTERGEAFLYRSHPDPDGEKLLGLFRTLQRTEMAEHVPMDPSPAALQYILRKAAGTDQEFIVNRLALRTMMQAVYTPEHEGHFGLASDCYCHFTSPIRRYADLVVHRALKHALKIPGYAPNPSVGQLTGIADHLNERERKAMEAEREILKRLTVLFLRDKIGTRYTGIINGVTDFGFWVELEEVMAEGLVRVSTIDDDYYGYFPERQELIGERTGRRFRLGQKVLLWLTEVNLNRLEVNFALREEGE; this is translated from the coding sequence AGAGTTCTCGCTGTCTCAGAACGATGTGCTTGCCATGTTCAAGGAAGCCCGTCGTCCTTTGAAAATCGACGACCTGCTGCGGATGGGAAATATCAGCAAGCGCTGGAAGCGTGGCCTTGAACTGCGCCTTGAGGAACTCAAGGATAAGGGACGCATTCTGCGTCTTCGCGGCGGCGCCTGGGGGCTTGCGGAGCAGTTGAAGATGCTCACCGGCACTCTGGAAGTGCAGCGCTCCGGTGTGGGCTTTGTCTTGCCCGAAGACCGCAAGCGAAATGACGTGTTCGTGGCTCCGCATGATTTCGGCGGTGCCATGCATGGAGACAAGGTGGTAGTTGCCCTGTTGCCCGGCCGCCAGCCCGGAAAAAGTCAGGAGGGGCGTATCGTTCGCATTCTGGAACGTGCGCACGAGACGTTGACCTGCAAGGTGGTCCGCAAGCTTGGCGGCGAAGGCGGTTACCTGTGCCGTCCGGCCGATCCGCGACTGAAGATATCACTCATGGTCAACACGGACGCACTGGGCGGTAAACCCGCCAAGGGCGAGCTTCTTGTGGTGCGCCCCGAGGAGATGGTTGAAGACGGCCTGTGGAGCGCTGAAGCTTTAGAAAGCCTTGGCAACGAGGAAAGCGCTGCCGTGCAGGAGAAGCTGGTCAAGCTCAACAACGATATCCCCACCGCCTTCCCTCCCTCTGCGTTGGAAGAAGCCCGTGGCCTGCCGTCTGTGCCGGCGGAAGAGGACTTTGCCGACCGCGTGGACCTGCGCCACATGGCCTTTGTCACCATTGACGGGGAGACAGCCAAGGACTTTGATGACGCTGTGTATGTGGAGGCGCAGGGCGACGGATTCCGCCTGTGGGTGGCCATTGCAGACGTAAGCCATTACGTGCCTCTCGGTTCCGCATTGGACAGGGAAGCGCAGGAGCGCGCCAACTCCTACTACTTCCCCCAATCGGTGGAACCCATGTTCCCCGAGGCGCTTTCCAACGGTCTGTGCAGCCTCAATCCCCGCGTTCCCCGCCTTTCCATGGTGGCGGAAACCTATTTCTACAGCAACGGCACTTACGGTAAATCCAAGTTCTATCCTGCCGTCATTGAAAGCAAGGCACGCCTGACCTATGAGCAGGTACATAAGGCGTTGGAAGAAAAGGATGCTGACGTCCGCATGGTGCTCGATCCGGTTCTGCCCATGCTGGAGACGGCCGAGGAACTGGCCAGACTGCTGCGTGCCCAGCGTATGCAGCGGGGTAGTCTTGATTTCGACCTGCCGGAAGCCGGCGTGAAATTCAATGTCTATGGCGAGCCCGTGGACATCCGGCGTAAGGAGCGCCTTTTCTCGCACCAGATCATCGAGGAGTTCATGATTGCGGCCAACGAGGCCGTTGCCCGTTTCCTGACCGAGCGGGGCGAGGCGTTCCTGTATCGCTCGCATCCTGATCCGGACGGAGAAAAGCTGCTTGGACTCTTCAGAACCTTGCAGCGCACGGAAATGGCCGAGCATGTGCCCATGGACCCGAGCCCTGCCGCCCTGCAGTACATCCTCAGGAAAGCTGCGGGAACCGATCAGGAATTCATCGTGAACAGGCTGGCCCTGCGCACCATGATGCAGGCCGTGTATACGCCTGAGCACGAGGGACACTTCGGTCTGGCGTCGGATTGCTACTGTCATTTCACTTCGCCCATCCGGCGCTATGCAGACCTTGTGGTGCATCGGGCGCTCAAGCACGCTCTCAAGATTCCCGGCTATGCCCCCAATCCTTCCGTGGGTCAGTTGACGGGTATTGCCGACCATCTGAACGAGCGTGAACGAAAGGCCATGGAGGCTGAGCGTGAAATACTGAAACGTCTGACAGTCCTCTTCCTGCGTGACAAGATTGGTACGCGCTATACAGGCATCATCAACGGCGTGACGGACTTCGGCTTCTGGGTGGAGCTTGAGGAAGTCATGGCAGAAGGTCTGGTGCGCGTTTCCACCATTGATGACGACTATTACGGCTATTTCCCCGAGCGGCAGGAGCTTATCGGCGAGCGTACCGGGCGGCGGTTCCGTCTGGGGCAGAAGGTGCTTCTGTGGCTTACCGAGGTGAATCTGAACAGGCTGGAAGTGAACTTCGCGCTTCGCGAGGAGGGGGAATAG